A stretch of Megalobrama amblycephala isolate DHTTF-2021 linkage group LG14, ASM1881202v1, whole genome shotgun sequence DNA encodes these proteins:
- the LOC125244923 gene encoding gastrula zinc finger protein XlCGF8.2DB-like isoform X2 — protein sequence MALKEESEVLNKIEEKDQNNNHHDFITGEMPCSSSQTENTSSQKMAQKTRTRSHFVSKQCGNRLNQNRGFNRHMKFHTEKTFMCQQCGKSFNQKGSLYYHMRIHTGEKPFTCQQCGKSFTQKGSLNNHMIIHTGEKPFTCQQCGKSFTRKGTLDFHMRIHTGEKPFTCQQCGNSFSQKVKLNSHMSIHTGEKPYTCQQCGNSFSSKVNLNVHMSIHTGEKPFTCQQCGKSFSQKVNLDNHMTIHTGEKPFTCQQCGKHFSQKRSLNRHIRIHSREVEEFQI from the coding sequence ATGGCACtaaaagaggagagtgaagtaCTGAATAAAATAGAAGAGAAAGATCAAAATAACAATCATCATGATTTCATTACTGGAGAAATGCCTTGTAGTAGCTCACAGACTGAAAACACTTCCTCACAAAAAATGGCTCAAAAGACAAGGACTAGAAGTCATTTTGTCAGCAAACAGTGTGGAAACAGATTAAATCAAAACAGAGGCTTTAACAGACACATGAAATTTCACACTGAGAAGACTTTCAtgtgccaacagtgtggaaaaagtttcaaccAAAAAGGAAGTCTTTAttaccacatgagaattcacaccggagagaagcctttcacctgccaacagtgtggaaaaagtttcacccaaaaaggaagtCTTAATAACCACATGATtattcacaccggagagaagcctttcacctgccaacagtgtggaaaaagtttcaccCGAAAAGGAACTCTTGAtttccacatgagaattcacactggagagaagcctttcacctgccaacagtgtggaaacagtttcagtcaaaaagtaAAGCTTAATAGCCACATGtcaattcatactggagagaagccttacacctgtcaacagtgtggaaacAGTTTCAGTTCAAAAGTAAACCTTAATGTCCACATGTCAATTCATACTGgggagaagcctttcacctgccaacagtgtggaaaaagtttcagtcaaaaagtaAACCTTGATAACCACATGacaattcatactggagagaagcctttcacctgccaacagtgtggaaaacaTTTCAGCCAAAAACGAAGCCTTAACAGGCACATAAGAATTCACTCGAGAGAAGTTGAAgagtttcaaatataa